One Kaistella polysaccharea DNA segment encodes these proteins:
- a CDS encoding adenylosuccinate synthase yields MATYVVVGLQYGDEGKGKITDVLSAKSDYVVRFQGGDNAGHTVYAGEEKFVLHLLPSGVLQCKGKCIIANGVVVNPKAFLKEIGQLEAKGMRTDHVFISRRAHVIMPYHILLDTYREEEEEGTYIGTTKKGIGPCYEDKIARVGIRMVDLLNPEVLSEKIRKNLKSKNSLFEKYFEKPTLEFDEIFNEFLELGQKLKDRIVDTEVELNQAIHDGKNILFEGAQAAMLDIDFGTYPYVTSSSPTTGGVCSGAGVPPTSLQNLIGVAKAYTTRVGEGPFPTELDNELGEKIRKIGFEFGATTGRPRRTGWLDLVSLKHATMINGINNLVITKLDVLSGISPLKIATKYKTEDGKIIDYFTSSTTKLYNYEPIYEELEGWEEDITHARSYDELPVNAKKYIEFIENYLGINVYLVSVGPERSQNIIRKELF; encoded by the coding sequence ATGGCAACTTATGTTGTGGTTGGTCTTCAATACGGCGATGAAGGCAAAGGTAAAATTACGGATGTTTTATCAGCAAAATCTGATTATGTTGTGCGTTTTCAAGGAGGCGATAACGCGGGACACACTGTTTATGCAGGTGAAGAAAAATTTGTTTTGCATTTGCTCCCTTCGGGCGTTTTGCAATGTAAAGGTAAATGCATTATTGCGAACGGAGTTGTTGTAAACCCTAAAGCATTTTTGAAGGAAATCGGCCAACTCGAAGCAAAAGGAATGCGAACAGATCACGTTTTTATCAGCAGAAGAGCGCACGTGATTATGCCGTATCATATTTTACTCGATACTTATCGTGAGGAAGAAGAGGAGGGAACTTACATTGGCACCACCAAAAAAGGAATCGGCCCATGTTACGAAGATAAAATTGCTAGAGTCGGCATTCGCATGGTTGACTTGCTGAATCCTGAAGTTTTGTCCGAAAAGATTAGAAAGAATCTTAAAAGCAAAAACTCACTTTTTGAGAAGTATTTTGAAAAACCCACTTTAGAATTTGATGAAATTTTTAACGAATTTTTGGAATTGGGGCAAAAACTGAAAGATCGAATTGTTGATACTGAAGTTGAATTAAACCAAGCCATTCACGACGGCAAAAATATTTTATTCGAAGGGGCGCAAGCTGCCATGCTCGATATTGATTTCGGGACTTATCCTTATGTTACTTCATCTTCGCCCACAACTGGTGGCGTTTGTTCCGGAGCAGGTGTTCCGCCCACAAGTTTACAAAATCTGATTGGCGTAGCAAAAGCCTACACCACAAGAGTCGGTGAGGGACCATTCCCAACAGAATTAGATAATGAATTGGGTGAAAAAATTAGAAAGATTGGTTTTGAATTTGGTGCGACAACAGGAAGACCACGAAGAACGGGTTGGTTAGATCTCGTTTCATTAAAACATGCAACTATGATTAATGGAATTAACAATTTAGTTATTACAAAACTCGATGTTCTTTCAGGAATTTCACCGCTAAAAATTGCTACAAAGTACAAAACTGAAGACGGGAAAATAATCGATTACTTTACATCTTCAACTACAAAATTATACAACTACGAACCTATTTATGAAGAGTTGGAAGGTTGGGAAGAAGATATTACCCACGCCCGATCGTACGATGAACTTCCTGTAAATGCTAAAAAATATATAGAATTTATCGAAAACTATTTGGGAATTAATGTGTATTTGGTTTCTGTTGGTCCGGAAAGAAGTCAAAATATTATTAGAAAAGAATTATTTTAA
- a CDS encoding adenylate kinase, which yields MINIVLFGPPGSGKGTQAQNLIEKFNLKQISTGDLFRYNMKNDTELGKLAKSYIDKGELVPDQVTIDMLTDELRKPCNAKGFIFDGFPRTANQTEALENIVKEVLNSSIDICLSLVVDDKMLVERLLKRGETSGRTDDSNKQIITHRIKEYYAKTAEVAELYKQQGKYVEINGVGDIEEISEKLFAEVAKLNNKSSLQN from the coding sequence ATGATAAACATCGTTCTCTTCGGTCCTCCCGGAAGCGGAAAAGGTACACAAGCGCAGAATTTAATTGAAAAATTTAATTTAAAGCAAATTTCAACTGGTGATCTATTTCGTTACAACATGAAAAATGATACCGAGTTGGGCAAACTGGCAAAATCATACATCGACAAAGGAGAGCTCGTTCCAGATCAAGTAACTATTGATATGCTGACTGATGAACTTAGAAAACCATGTAATGCAAAAGGCTTTATTTTCGACGGATTTCCCAGGACCGCAAATCAAACTGAAGCTTTGGAAAATATTGTGAAGGAAGTTTTGAACAGTTCAATCGACATTTGCCTTTCTCTCGTGGTTGATGATAAAATGTTGGTTGAAAGACTTTTAAAAAGAGGGGAAACAAGCGGAAGAACAGATGATTCTAATAAACAAATCATCACTCACCGAATCAAAGAGTATTACGCTAAAACTGCGGAGGTTGCAGAACTTTATAAGCAGCAGGGCAAATATGTAGAAATTAATGGAGTTGGCGATATTGAAGAAATCTCCGAGAAACTTTTTGCGGAAGTTGCAAAATTAAATAACAAATCGTCTTTGCAGAATTAA
- a CDS encoding TatD family hydrolase, whose protein sequence is MIDTHTHLYSEEFDQDRHEMIERAINKGVSKFYLPAINSETHEKMLALETEYPNQIISMMGLHPCYVKPESWEQELKLVENYLTKRPFAAIGEIGIDLHWDKTTLDIQVKAFEQQIDWAIEKDLPIVIHTRESFDEVFEVLDRKKHPKLRGIFHCFSGNLDQAKRAIDLNFILGIGGVVTFKNGKIDQFLGEIPLDKIVLETDSPYLAPVPHRGKTNESSYLDLVVGKLVNIYGKDFTEIDRITTDNANLIFNR, encoded by the coding sequence ATGATCGATACACATACTCATTTATACTCCGAAGAATTCGACCAAGATCGACATGAAATGATCGAAAGAGCCATCAATAAAGGCGTTTCTAAATTTTATCTGCCAGCCATAAATTCGGAAACGCACGAGAAGATGCTCGCTTTAGAAACTGAATATCCCAATCAGATAATTTCAATGATGGGACTTCATCCCTGTTATGTAAAACCGGAATCTTGGGAACAGGAATTGAAATTGGTTGAGAATTATTTAACCAAAAGACCGTTTGCCGCCATCGGAGAAATCGGAATTGATCTTCATTGGGATAAAACCACTTTAGACATCCAGGTCAAAGCTTTCGAGCAGCAAATAGATTGGGCTATTGAAAAAGATCTTCCAATTGTGATTCATACCAGAGAAAGTTTCGATGAAGTTTTTGAAGTTTTAGACCGAAAAAAACATCCGAAATTACGTGGAATTTTCCATTGTTTTTCCGGCAATTTAGACCAGGCAAAACGAGCGATTGATCTGAATTTTATTTTGGGCATCGGTGGAGTAGTCACCTTTAAAAATGGAAAGATCGATCAATTTTTAGGGGAAATTCCTTTAGATAAAATCGTCTTAGAAACCGATTCTCCTTATTTAGCTCCTGTTCCACATCGCGGAAAAACAAACGAAAGTTCTTATTTGGATTTGGTTGTTGGGAAACTTGTAAATATTTACGGAAAGGATTTTACGGAAATCGATAGAATTACAACAGATAACGCTAATCTTATTTTTAATAGGTAA
- the obgE gene encoding GTPase ObgE, whose product MSNFVDYVKIHCKSGHGGAGSAHLNREKYVPKGGPDGGDGGRGGHVILKGDSHEWTLLPLRYTRHIKAERGVNGSKNQLTGAYGEDVYIEVPLGTIAKNEDGEVVAEILEHGQEIILMHGGKGGKGNEHFKSSTNQTPRYAQPGLPGEEGYITFELKLLADVGLVGFPNAGKSTLLAAVSAAKPKIADYAFTTLTPNLGIVDYRNYKSFVMADIPGIIEGAAEGKGLGHRFLRHIERNSILLFMIPADSEDHFQEFKILENELKEYNPELVDKDYIISVSKADLLDDELKVEVAKEFPENRQPLFFSAVTQEGLVELKDAIWKKLHG is encoded by the coding sequence ATGTCAAATTTCGTAGATTACGTAAAAATCCATTGTAAAAGTGGACATGGAGGTGCAGGATCAGCGCACCTTAACCGGGAAAAATATGTTCCTAAAGGTGGACCAGATGGTGGAGACGGTGGCCGCGGTGGTCACGTAATTTTGAAGGGAGATTCACACGAGTGGACTTTACTTCCCCTAAGATATACACGACACATTAAAGCCGAGCGGGGCGTAAACGGAAGCAAAAACCAGTTAACCGGCGCGTACGGCGAAGATGTTTATATTGAAGTTCCCTTAGGAACTATTGCAAAGAACGAAGATGGAGAAGTTGTTGCCGAAATTTTAGAACACGGTCAGGAAATTATTCTGATGCATGGCGGGAAAGGTGGGAAAGGAAATGAGCATTTTAAATCATCAACGAATCAAACTCCCAGATATGCACAACCGGGATTGCCGGGGGAAGAAGGTTATATTACTTTTGAATTAAAGTTATTGGCTGATGTTGGTTTAGTAGGATTTCCAAATGCTGGAAAATCAACACTACTTGCTGCAGTTTCTGCTGCAAAACCAAAAATCGCCGATTATGCATTTACAACGCTGACACCAAATTTAGGAATTGTAGATTATCGAAATTACAAATCTTTTGTAATGGCAGATATTCCAGGAATTATAGAAGGTGCTGCAGAAGGAAAAGGTCTCGGACACCGATTTTTGCGACATATTGAAAGAAATTCGATCTTATTATTTATGATTCCGGCCGATTCGGAAGATCATTTTCAGGAATTTAAAATTTTAGAGAATGAATTGAAAGAATACAATCCAGAACTTGTTGATAAAGATTATATAATTTCTGTTTCTAAAGCAGATTTGCTGGATGACGAATTAAAAGTTGAAGTTGCGAAAGAATTTCCCGAAAACAGACAGCCCCTTTTCTTTTCAGCAGTAACCCAAGAAGGTTTAGTCGAACTGAAAGATGCAATATGGAAGAAACTTCACGGATAG
- a CDS encoding phosphoribosyltransferase — translation MKVVKIHDKEFVPYLKNDEIQSIIKDLALKVYEDYKDETPVFIGVLNGVIMFFSDFLKHYPGKCEIAFIQMSSYSGTTSTGIVYKKMDLTKEVEGRHIILMEDIVDTGNTIESLFEYFKNTQRPKSLRIASLLLKPDVYKKKFKIDYVAKEIPNKFVLGYGLDYDELGRNLPDLYQLAEGRINH, via the coding sequence ATGAAAGTAGTTAAAATTCACGATAAAGAATTCGTACCCTATCTTAAAAACGACGAAATTCAATCGATCATAAAAGATCTCGCCCTGAAGGTTTATGAAGATTACAAAGATGAGACGCCAGTTTTCATCGGAGTTTTAAACGGAGTTATCATGTTTTTCTCTGACTTTCTGAAGCACTATCCAGGTAAATGCGAAATCGCTTTCATCCAAATGAGTTCTTATTCAGGAACTACTTCTACGGGAATAGTTTATAAAAAAATGGATTTAACGAAAGAAGTTGAAGGCCGTCACATTATCCTCATGGAAGATATCGTGGATACCGGAAATACCATAGAAAGTCTGTTTGAATATTTTAAAAATACGCAGCGCCCAAAATCGTTACGAATTGCCTCTTTACTTCTGAAACCAGATGTTTATAAGAAAAAATTCAAGATCGATTATGTTGCGAAAGAAATTCCAAACAAATTCGTCCTCGGTTATGGCCTTGATTATGATGAATTAGGAAGAAACCTTCCCGATTTATATCAACTGGCAGAAGGAAGAATTAATCACTAA
- a CDS encoding DEAD/DEAH box helicase, translating into MNFTDLNLIDPIAKALKEEGYTQPTPIQQKSIPHILQGRDLLGTAQTGTGKTAAFAIPILQNLAVKNQKNNHIKVLILTPTRELAIQIDESFKSYGRHLKLRNLVVFGGVKQAAQENALRRGVDILVATPGRLLDFISQGIISLKHLEVFVLDEADRMLDMGFVHDVKRIIKLLPPKRQTLFFSATFPEEINKLASSMLTNPIQVEVAPVSATADTIQQKVYFVDKNDKLDLLTHILQQDIKESVLVFSRTKHGADKIARKLQSHKISAEAIHGNKSQNQRQNALSNFKSGKTRILVATDIAARGIDIDELKYVVNFELSDVSETYVHRIGRTGRAGAEGSSISFVDGLDLLNLKNTEKLIGKKIPVEKEHPFHTENLVAEKRDSNNKPFRPRPQGQGNASNSHSKKPNNKSNFSRGK; encoded by the coding sequence TTGAACTTTACCGACTTAAACTTAATTGATCCTATCGCAAAAGCGCTTAAGGAAGAGGGTTACACCCAACCAACACCTATTCAACAAAAATCGATTCCGCATATTTTACAAGGCAGAGATTTATTAGGAACTGCCCAAACAGGAACCGGAAAAACTGCAGCATTTGCAATTCCCATTCTTCAAAATCTAGCTGTAAAAAACCAAAAAAATAATCACATCAAAGTTTTGATTTTAACTCCAACAAGAGAGTTAGCCATTCAAATTGATGAAAGTTTTAAATCTTACGGAAGACATTTAAAACTGAGAAATTTAGTTGTTTTCGGTGGTGTTAAACAAGCAGCTCAAGAAAACGCTTTGAGAAGAGGCGTAGATATTTTAGTAGCAACACCAGGAAGATTACTGGATTTTATATCTCAAGGAATTATTTCATTAAAGCATTTAGAAGTTTTCGTTTTAGACGAAGCCGACAGAATGCTGGATATGGGATTTGTCCACGATGTGAAGAGAATTATTAAATTACTTCCACCAAAAAGACAAACCCTATTCTTCTCGGCAACGTTCCCGGAAGAGATTAACAAATTGGCGAGCTCAATGCTTACCAATCCGATTCAGGTTGAAGTTGCACCAGTTTCTGCAACTGCAGATACCATTCAACAAAAGGTTTATTTCGTTGATAAAAACGATAAACTGGACCTTTTGACGCACATTCTTCAGCAAGACATTAAAGAATCTGTGCTTGTATTTTCAAGAACCAAACACGGCGCTGATAAAATCGCAAGAAAGCTACAGAGTCATAAAATATCCGCCGAAGCGATTCATGGAAATAAATCACAGAATCAACGTCAAAATGCGCTTTCAAATTTCAAATCTGGAAAAACACGAATCTTAGTTGCCACCGATATTGCAGCCAGAGGAATCGATATTGATGAATTGAAATATGTCGTGAATTTTGAATTATCTGATGTATCGGAAACTTACGTTCACCGTATTGGTAGAACAGGAAGAGCCGGTGCCGAAGGAAGTTCAATTTCTTTCGTTGACGGTCTTGATTTATTAAATCTAAAGAACACCGAGAAACTAATCGGTAAGAAAATTCCGGTTGAAAAAGAACATCCTTTCCATACTGAGAATTTAGTTGCGGAGAAAAGAGATTCTAATAACAAACCTTTCAGACCAAGACCTCAAGGCCAAGGGAATGCAAGTAACAGTCATAGTAAGAAGCCTAACAATAAGAGTAATTTTTCGAGAGGGAAATAG
- a CDS encoding 1-acyl-sn-glycerol-3-phosphate acyltransferase yields MIEKFDSIRFYHPEEVNPAIRFIMRHPMMKLLLHYSLPNISDEEIQQIVGDIHSIEDFQKVIIYPSIKNVLNASSDGFTISGAEDLSKNESYLFISNHRDILLDTCLLNFALLEKGLNLTASVIGDNLVQRDLYLILAKLNRNFFVKRSAAPRELIENSKLLSEYIFQLLTSEYRSVWIAQREGRAKDGNDFTQAGVLKMISMFDAQSKPCQYFKKLKVVPVSISYELDPTDKLKVEKMCADDLNQEKHKNEDFLNIMTGVSGQKKRIHLHFGKIEDEIYTDIENSVSNSNKQIQKLAEVLTKKIVEGYKLWPSNYIAADLLKNSTLYSKYYTEQERQFFIKRMNLSIGENNHCMNQAFLEMYANPVFNKNNL; encoded by the coding sequence ATGATAGAGAAATTCGACAGCATAAGATTTTATCATCCTGAAGAAGTGAATCCTGCGATACGCTTTATAATGCGACATCCTATGATGAAGCTTCTTTTGCATTATAGTCTTCCCAATATTTCAGATGAAGAAATACAGCAAATTGTTGGCGATATCCATTCTATCGAAGATTTTCAGAAAGTCATTATTTACCCAAGTATCAAGAATGTTTTAAATGCAAGTTCTGATGGATTTACTATTTCCGGAGCAGAAGATTTGAGTAAAAACGAATCTTATCTTTTTATATCCAATCACCGGGATATTCTTTTAGACACCTGTTTGTTAAATTTTGCTTTGTTAGAGAAAGGTTTAAACCTTACAGCATCGGTTATTGGAGATAATTTGGTGCAAAGAGATTTATACCTTATTTTGGCAAAATTAAACCGGAATTTTTTTGTAAAACGGAGTGCTGCGCCACGGGAGCTTATAGAAAATAGCAAACTTTTATCTGAATATATTTTCCAATTATTAACCAGTGAATATCGCTCGGTTTGGATTGCGCAGCGGGAAGGTCGTGCTAAAGATGGTAATGATTTCACCCAAGCTGGCGTTTTGAAAATGATTTCTATGTTTGATGCGCAAAGTAAACCTTGTCAATATTTTAAAAAATTAAAAGTAGTTCCTGTTTCTATTTCGTATGAGTTAGACCCGACAGACAAACTGAAAGTTGAAAAAATGTGCGCTGATGATCTGAATCAAGAAAAGCACAAAAACGAAGATTTTCTTAATATTATGACGGGAGTTTCTGGCCAAAAGAAAAGAATTCACCTGCATTTTGGCAAGATTGAAGATGAGATTTACACGGATATTGAAAACTCGGTTTCCAATTCTAATAAGCAAATACAGAAGTTGGCAGAGGTTTTAACCAAAAAAATTGTAGAGGGTTACAAACTTTGGCCAAGTAATTATATTGCTGCAGATTTACTGAAAAATAGCACCCTATATTCTAAATATTATACTGAACAGGAAAGGCAATTCTTTATTAAAAGAATGAATTTAAGCATTGGTGAAAATAATCATTGTATGAATCAAGCATTTTTGGAAATGTATGCAAATCCCGTTTTTAACAAAAACAATCTATAA